Proteins encoded together in one Streptomyces sp. NBC_01408 window:
- a CDS encoding catalase → MSKRTLTTESGAPVADNQNSATAGVGGPLLVQDQQLLEKLARFNRERIPERVVHARGSAAYGHFEVTDDVTAYTSAAFLNTVGKKTETFLRFSTVADSLGGADAVRDPRGFALKFYTEEGNYDLVGNNTPVFFIKDPIKFPDFIHSQKRDPFTGKQEPDNVWDFWAHAPEATHQITWLMGDRGIPASYRHMNGYGSHTYQWTNEQGEAFFVKYHFKTNQGIRCLSGEQAAELVGSDANSHQTDLLQAIERGVNPSWTLYVQILPAAEASDYRFNPFDLTKVWPHSDYPLQRVGRLVLDRNPDNVFAEVEQSAFSPNNFVPGITASPDKMLQGRLFAYADAQRYRLGVNHTLLPVNAPKATKAENYGRDGVMALRNGSRHDKNYEPNSYQGPAETGLALGAPKAVSGYTGTHEAPAHTKDDDFFQAGELYRLMSEAEKQRLVANIAGGLSQVTLEDVIEKNLAHFHAADADYGKRVEEAVRALRDA, encoded by the coding sequence ATGTCGAAGCGCACGCTGACGACCGAGTCCGGCGCCCCGGTCGCCGACAATCAGAACTCCGCCACCGCCGGCGTCGGTGGCCCGCTCCTGGTCCAGGACCAGCAGCTCCTCGAGAAGCTCGCCCGCTTCAACCGCGAGCGCATCCCGGAGCGCGTGGTGCACGCCCGCGGCTCGGCCGCGTACGGCCACTTCGAGGTGACGGACGACGTCACCGCGTACACCAGCGCCGCGTTCCTGAACACGGTCGGCAAGAAGACCGAGACCTTCCTGCGCTTCTCCACCGTCGCCGACTCCCTCGGCGGCGCGGACGCGGTCCGCGACCCGCGTGGCTTCGCCCTGAAGTTCTACACCGAAGAGGGCAACTACGACCTCGTCGGCAACAACACCCCGGTGTTCTTCATCAAGGACCCGATCAAGTTCCCCGACTTCATCCACTCCCAGAAGCGCGACCCCTTCACGGGCAAGCAGGAGCCGGACAACGTCTGGGACTTCTGGGCGCACGCCCCCGAGGCCACGCACCAGATCACCTGGCTCATGGGTGACCGCGGTATACCGGCGTCGTACCGTCACATGAACGGCTACGGCTCCCACACGTACCAGTGGACCAACGAGCAGGGCGAGGCCTTCTTCGTCAAGTACCACTTCAAGACGAACCAGGGCATCCGCTGCCTGTCGGGCGAGCAGGCCGCCGAGCTCGTCGGCTCGGACGCCAACTCGCACCAGACCGACCTGCTCCAGGCCATCGAGCGCGGTGTGAACCCGAGCTGGACCCTCTACGTCCAGATCCTGCCCGCCGCCGAGGCCTCGGACTACCGCTTCAACCCGTTCGACCTCACCAAGGTGTGGCCGCACAGCGACTACCCGCTGCAGCGCGTGGGCCGTCTGGTCCTCGACCGCAACCCGGACAACGTCTTCGCCGAGGTCGAGCAGTCCGCCTTCTCCCCGAACAACTTCGTCCCGGGCATCACCGCCTCGCCGGACAAGATGCTCCAGGGCCGTCTGTTCGCGTACGCCGACGCCCAGCGCTACCGCCTCGGTGTGAACCACACCCTGCTGCCGGTCAACGCCCCGAAGGCCACGAAGGCCGAGAACTACGGCCGCGACGGTGTCATGGCGCTGCGCAACGGCTCGCGCCACGACAAGAACTACGAGCCCAACTCGTACCAGGGTCCGGCCGAGACCGGTCTGGCGCTCGGCGCCCCGAAGGCCGTCTCCGGCTACACGGGCACCCACGAGGCCCCGGCCCACACCAAGGACGACGACTTCTTCCAGGCCGGTGAGCTCTACCGCCTGATGTCGGAGGCCGAGAAGCAGCGTCTGGTGGCGAACATCGCCGGCGGCCTGTCTCAGGTCACCCTCGAGGACGTCATCGAGAAGAACCTGGCTCACTTCCACGCCGCCGACGCCGACTACGGCAAGCGCGTCGAGGAGGCCGTCCGCGCCCTGCGCGACGCCTGA
- a CDS encoding SAM-dependent methyltransferase: protein MDLQTFRALLTDEGQSLLAAAMRDDGSAGESGPRSEWGSGHPAALVAAASEQVRLRGLASAKFGEYAPHMYFTPDSVELSSHLAVAEYKLGRVLHEIGVVLIEAICLGSGADALVLSWSHHTTAVDTDPLTVEMAEANGRAMDTRMFFPAREDISGFNSQGEADFIDLMRPPGPDGSHDPESYSPPLSWALKRVRTTGGGWIRLTPGLAPGAVPDLGRADEAEWISYDGAIQEMVLWYGLGEWGKPPPVTARRATLLPAGASLTGRGLSEPAVRPPGRYVYVPDPAVVHAGLLAEVAEDIGGGLLDGGGTLLTSDYARHTPFATAYEVTDVRPRDGQDLWADADAPEAPYGPGARAAFAVDAAAGPATLTAVPVRFPQEP from the coding sequence ATGGATCTTCAGACGTTCCGGGCCCTGCTGACGGACGAGGGCCAGAGCCTGCTGGCAGCGGCAATGCGCGACGACGGTTCGGCCGGGGAGTCGGGACCGAGGTCGGAGTGGGGGTCGGGGCATCCGGCCGCGCTGGTGGCCGCAGCCTCGGAGCAGGTGCGGCTGCGAGGGCTGGCCTCCGCGAAGTTCGGGGAGTACGCCCCCCACATGTACTTCACCCCGGACAGCGTCGAGCTGTCCTCCCACCTGGCTGTGGCCGAGTACAAGCTGGGACGCGTCCTGCACGAGATCGGCGTGGTGCTGATCGAGGCGATATGCCTGGGCAGCGGCGCCGACGCCCTCGTACTGAGCTGGTCGCACCACACCACGGCCGTCGACACCGACCCGCTGACCGTCGAGATGGCCGAGGCCAACGGACGGGCCATGGACACCCGGATGTTCTTCCCCGCCCGCGAGGACATCAGCGGGTTCAACAGCCAGGGCGAGGCCGACTTCATCGACCTGATGCGGCCTCCGGGGCCGGACGGGAGCCACGACCCCGAGTCGTACAGTCCGCCGCTGTCCTGGGCACTGAAGCGGGTACGCACGACCGGCGGCGGCTGGATCCGGCTCACACCCGGCCTCGCGCCCGGGGCCGTACCCGACCTCGGGCGGGCCGACGAGGCCGAGTGGATCTCGTACGACGGGGCGATCCAGGAGATGGTCCTGTGGTACGGCCTGGGCGAGTGGGGGAAGCCCCCGCCGGTCACCGCGCGCCGGGCCACCCTGCTGCCCGCCGGTGCCTCGCTCACCGGGCGCGGCCTGTCCGAGCCGGCCGTGCGGCCCCCTGGCCGCTACGTGTACGTGCCGGACCCGGCCGTGGTCCACGCGGGCCTGCTCGCCGAGGTCGCCGAGGACATCGGCGGCGGGCTCCTGGACGGCGGCGGCACCCTCCTCACCTCCGACTATGCCCGGCACACGCCGTTCGCGACGGCGTACGAGGTCACAGACGTGCGGCCGCGGGACGGCCAGGACCTGTGGGCGGACGCGGACGCGCCGGAGGCTCCGTACGGGCCCGGGGCACGGGCGGCGTTCGCCGTGGACGCGGCCGCCGGTCCCGCGACGCTGACCGCCGTCCCCGTGCGGTTCCCGCAGGAGCCCTGA
- the gcl gene encoding glyoxylate carboligase, whose translation MPRMTAAAAAVEILKLEGVSQAFGVPGAAINPFYRELKNVGGINHTLARHVEGASHMAEGYTRAKAGNIGVCIGTSGPAGTDMITGLYSAIADSIPILCITGQAPVSKLHKEDFQAVDIASIAKPVTKKATTVLEAAQVPGVFQEAFHLMRSGRPGPVLIDLPIDVQLTEIEFDPETYAPLPVYKPTATRAQAAKAIQFLLESERPLIVAGGGIINADASDLLVEFAELTGVPVISTLMGWGVIPDDHELSAGMVGVQTSHRYGNATFLESDFVLGIGNRWANRHTGYNLDAYLGDRKFVHVDIEPTQIGKIFAPDFGIASDAKAALELFIEVAKELKAEGKLPDFSAWAASGQERKATLQRRTHFDNIPMKPQRVYEEMNKAFGPETRYVTTIGLSQIAGAQMLHVFKPRHWINCGQAGPLGWTIPAAIGAATADPETPIVALSGDYDFQFMIEELAVAAQHKVPYVHVLVNNAYLGLIRQAQGGLGINFEVNLEFENINTPELGVYGVDHVKVAEGLGVKAIRVTDPNELGAAFEQAKKLAQEFQVPVVVEAILERVTNISMSKTVDMSDVTEFEELATEPGHAPTAIKSLKV comes from the coding sequence ATGCCCCGTATGACAGCCGCCGCCGCTGCAGTGGAGATCCTCAAGCTCGAGGGCGTTTCGCAAGCCTTCGGCGTGCCCGGCGCTGCGATTAACCCGTTCTACCGCGAGCTCAAGAACGTGGGCGGCATCAACCACACGCTGGCCCGCCACGTCGAGGGCGCTTCGCACATGGCCGAGGGCTACACGCGTGCCAAGGCGGGCAACATCGGTGTCTGCATCGGTACCTCCGGCCCCGCCGGCACCGACATGATCACCGGCCTGTACTCGGCGATCGCGGACTCGATCCCGATCCTGTGCATCACCGGTCAGGCTCCGGTCTCGAAGCTCCACAAGGAGGACTTCCAGGCCGTCGACATCGCCTCGATCGCCAAGCCGGTCACCAAGAAGGCCACCACCGTCCTGGAGGCCGCGCAGGTCCCCGGCGTGTTCCAGGAGGCCTTCCACCTGATGCGCTCCGGCCGTCCGGGCCCGGTCCTGATCGACCTCCCGATCGACGTCCAGCTGACCGAGATCGAGTTCGACCCCGAGACCTACGCGCCGCTGCCGGTCTACAAGCCGACCGCGACCCGCGCCCAGGCCGCCAAGGCCATCCAGTTCCTGCTGGAGTCCGAGCGTCCGCTGATCGTCGCCGGTGGCGGCATCATCAACGCCGACGCCTCCGACCTGCTCGTCGAGTTCGCCGAGCTGACCGGCGTCCCGGTCATCTCCACCCTGATGGGCTGGGGCGTCATCCCCGACGACCACGAGCTGAGCGCGGGCATGGTCGGCGTCCAGACCTCGCACCGCTACGGCAACGCGACCTTCCTGGAGTCGGACTTCGTCCTCGGCATCGGCAACCGCTGGGCCAACCGTCACACCGGTTACAACCTCGACGCGTACCTGGGCGACCGCAAGTTCGTCCACGTCGACATCGAGCCCACCCAGATCGGCAAGATCTTCGCCCCGGACTTCGGCATCGCCTCCGACGCCAAGGCCGCGCTGGAGCTCTTCATCGAGGTCGCCAAGGAGCTCAAGGCCGAGGGCAAGCTGCCGGACTTCTCCGCCTGGGCCGCCTCGGGCCAGGAGCGCAAGGCCACCCTCCAGCGCCGCACGCACTTCGACAACATCCCGATGAAGCCGCAGCGCGTGTACGAGGAGATGAACAAGGCCTTCGGCCCGGAGACGCGCTACGTCACCACCATCGGTCTCTCCCAGATCGCCGGCGCGCAGATGCTGCACGTCTTCAAGCCGCGCCACTGGATCAACTGCGGCCAGGCCGGCCCGCTCGGCTGGACCATCCCGGCCGCGATCGGTGCCGCCACCGCCGACCCGGAGACCCCGATCGTCGCGCTCTCGGGCGACTACGACTTCCAGTTCATGATCGAGGAGCTCGCGGTCGCCGCGCAGCACAAGGTCCCGTACGTCCACGTCCTGGTGAACAACGCCTACCTGGGCCTGATCCGTCAGGCGCAGGGCGGTCTGGGCATCAACTTCGAGGTCAACCTCGAGTTCGAGAACATCAACACCCCGGAGCTGGGCGTCTACGGCGTCGACCACGTCAAGGTCGCCGAGGGCCTGGGTGTCAAGGCCATCCGCGTCACCGACCCGAACGAGCTGGGTGCGGCCTTCGAGCAGGCCAAGAAGCTGGCCCAGGAGTTCCAGGTCCCGGTCGTCGTCGAGGCCATCCTGGAGCGCGTCACCAACATCTCGATGAGCAAGACGGTCGACATGAGCGACGTCACCGAGTTCGAGGAGCTGGCCACCGAGCCCGGCCACGCCCCCACCGCGATCAAGTCCCTCAAGGTCTGA
- a CDS encoding glutathione peroxidase: MSLYDIPLTTLSDEPTSLAAHKGKAILVVNTASQCGLTPQYSGLARLQFAYEAKGFTVIGVPCNQFGGQEPGNAEDIQTFCAAGFGVTFPILEKAEVNGENRHPLYQELVKTADAEGEAGDILWNFEKFLISPAGDVVARFRPRTEPEAPEVVAAIEAHLPA; encoded by the coding sequence ATGAGCCTCTACGACATCCCGCTGACCACCCTGTCCGACGAGCCCACCAGCCTCGCGGCCCACAAGGGCAAGGCCATCCTGGTCGTGAACACCGCCTCGCAGTGCGGGCTCACCCCCCAGTACTCGGGGCTGGCCCGCCTGCAGTTCGCGTACGAGGCGAAGGGCTTCACCGTGATCGGCGTGCCCTGCAACCAGTTCGGCGGGCAGGAGCCCGGCAACGCCGAGGACATCCAGACGTTCTGCGCGGCCGGCTTCGGCGTCACCTTCCCGATCCTGGAGAAGGCCGAGGTCAACGGTGAGAACCGGCACCCGCTGTACCAGGAGCTGGTGAAGACCGCGGACGCCGAGGGCGAGGCCGGGGACATCCTGTGGAACTTCGAGAAGTTCCTGATCTCCCCCGCCGGTGACGTCGTGGCCCGTTTCCGCCCGCGCACCGAGCCCGAGGCCCCCGAGGTCGTCGCCGCGATCGAGGCGCACCTCCCGGCGTAG
- a CDS encoding AMP-binding protein: MTESTQNSTRDSAAGQFLAARDFLLERRGDYEAAHAGFTWPRPHRFNWALDWFDRIATGNGADALRIVEEDGTSRSVSFGELAVRSDAAANWLRGQGVAAGDRVLVMLGNQRELWEVMLAAMKLRAVVIPATPLLGAADLRDRIERGHVRHVIARAEDTAKFDEVPGGYTRIAAGPEVPSGWRRLEDMYAADADFTPDGETLATDPLMLYFTSGTTAHPKLVEHTHASYPIGHLSTMYWLGLRPGDVHLNIASPGWAKHAWSNLFAPWNAGATVFVHNYARFDAERLMAEMDRHGVTTFCAPPTVWRMLIQSDLTKLATPPREAVAAGEPLNPEVIEKVREAWGITIRDGFGQTETTLQVGNFPGVPVKPGSMGRPAPGYRIVLVDPVTGKESPDEGELCVDLRTGPAGVMTGYRDDPERTAEAMADGLYRTGDIASRDADGYLTYIGRADDVFKASDYKISPFELESALLEHEAVAEAAVVPAPDALRLAVPKAYVTLAAGWEPGPETARALFEHSRTVLSPYKRIRRIEFGELPKTVSGKIRRVELRDLTAAGSAAEYEESELG; encoded by the coding sequence ATGACCGAAAGCACGCAGAACAGCACCCGAGACAGCGCCGCCGGCCAGTTCCTGGCCGCGCGGGACTTCCTGCTGGAGCGCCGAGGGGACTACGAGGCCGCCCACGCGGGATTCACCTGGCCCCGCCCGCACCGCTTCAACTGGGCCCTGGACTGGTTCGACCGCATCGCCACCGGCAACGGCGCGGACGCCCTGCGGATCGTCGAGGAGGACGGCACCAGCCGGAGCGTCTCCTTCGGGGAGCTGGCCGTACGGTCCGACGCGGCCGCCAACTGGCTGCGGGGCCAGGGGGTCGCGGCGGGCGACCGGGTCCTGGTCATGCTCGGCAACCAGCGGGAGCTGTGGGAGGTCATGCTCGCCGCGATGAAGCTGCGCGCCGTCGTCATCCCCGCCACCCCGCTGCTCGGCGCGGCCGACCTGCGCGACCGGATCGAGCGCGGTCACGTGCGACACGTCATCGCGCGCGCCGAGGACACGGCCAAGTTCGACGAGGTGCCCGGCGGCTACACCCGTATCGCCGCCGGCCCGGAGGTCCCGTCCGGCTGGCGGCGGCTGGAGGACATGTACGCCGCCGACGCCGACTTCACGCCCGACGGCGAGACCCTCGCCACCGACCCGCTGATGCTGTACTTCACCTCCGGCACCACCGCCCACCCCAAGCTCGTCGAGCACACGCACGCCTCGTACCCCATCGGGCACCTGTCCACCATGTACTGGCTCGGCCTGCGCCCGGGCGACGTGCACCTCAACATCGCCTCGCCCGGCTGGGCCAAGCACGCCTGGTCCAACCTCTTCGCACCCTGGAACGCCGGCGCCACCGTCTTCGTCCACAACTACGCGCGCTTCGACGCCGAGCGGCTGATGGCCGAGATGGACCGGCACGGCGTGACCACCTTCTGCGCCCCGCCCACCGTGTGGCGGATGCTGATCCAGTCCGACCTCACCAAACTGGCCACGCCCCCGCGCGAGGCCGTCGCCGCCGGGGAGCCGCTCAACCCGGAGGTCATCGAGAAGGTCCGCGAGGCCTGGGGCATCACCATCCGCGACGGGTTCGGTCAGACGGAGACCACCCTCCAGGTGGGCAACTTCCCCGGCGTGCCCGTCAAACCCGGCTCGATGGGACGTCCGGCGCCCGGCTACAGGATCGTGCTCGTCGACCCGGTCACCGGCAAGGAGTCCCCCGACGAGGGCGAGCTGTGCGTGGACCTGCGCACCGGGCCCGCGGGGGTGATGACGGGCTACCGCGACGACCCCGAGCGCACGGCCGAGGCGATGGCGGACGGGCTCTACCGGACCGGCGACATCGCCTCGCGCGACGCCGACGGGTACCTCACCTACATCGGCCGGGCCGACGACGTCTTCAAGGCCTCCGACTACAAGATCAGCCCGTTCGAGCTGGAGAGCGCCCTGCTGGAGCACGAGGCCGTCGCGGAGGCTGCCGTCGTCCCGGCCCCGGACGCGCTGCGCCTCGCCGTCCCGAAGGCGTACGTGACGCTCGCCGCGGGCTGGGAGCCCGGGCCGGAAACGGCCCGGGCGCTGTTCGAGCACTCCCGCACGGTGCTGTCCCCGTACAAGAGGATCCGCCGCATCGAGTTCGGGGAGCTCCCGAAGACCGTGTCCGGCAAGATCCGCCGGGTGGAGCTGCGGGACCTCACCGCGGCCGGCTCGGCGGCTGAGTACGAGGAGTCCGAGCTGGGCTGA
- a CDS encoding winged helix DNA-binding domain-containing protein codes for MASRKTHPHPVLGTRALNRATLARQLLLSRSEMSARDAVSHLLGLQAQNVKPPYFQLHARLAGFRPAGLAGLMESREVVRMVTLRSTIHTHTAHDALTLRPLVQPARDREVNYFRKGLAGVDLERLGELARAFVESEPRTMGEIREELLKEWPEADPQSLSVAARCRLPLVQVTPRGVWGRSGQVRLTTVERWLGKAAGQAQPVDEVVLRYLAAFGPASVKDMQVWAGLTRLREAFERLRPGLAVFRDENGVELFDLPDAPRPDADTPAPPRFLPEFDNLLLSHADRGRVVPPETKGRTWTGNQSHCTLLVDGFLAGLWKLDGSVVTVELFGTVSKAHKDEIVAEGERMIAAMADTAEIGDAADSRPAAAAAAAVPAAVPAAAPADVARSAAVRFASIHG; via the coding sequence ATGGCCTCCAGGAAAACGCATCCGCATCCCGTACTCGGCACCCGCGCGCTCAACCGCGCCACGCTCGCCCGCCAGCTGCTGCTCAGCCGGTCCGAGATGTCCGCGCGGGACGCGGTGTCCCACCTCCTCGGACTCCAGGCGCAGAACGTGAAACCGCCCTACTTCCAGCTCCACGCCCGCCTCGCCGGATTCCGGCCCGCCGGGCTCGCCGGGCTCATGGAGTCCCGCGAGGTGGTCCGGATGGTCACCCTGCGCTCCACGATCCACACGCACACCGCCCACGACGCCCTCACCCTGCGGCCGCTCGTCCAGCCGGCCCGCGACCGCGAGGTGAACTACTTCCGCAAGGGCCTGGCCGGGGTGGACCTGGAGCGCCTCGGCGAGCTCGCCCGTGCCTTCGTCGAGAGCGAGCCGCGCACCATGGGGGAGATCCGGGAGGAACTGCTCAAGGAGTGGCCCGAGGCCGACCCGCAGTCGCTGTCCGTCGCCGCCCGCTGCCGGCTGCCGCTCGTGCAGGTCACGCCCCGCGGAGTGTGGGGGCGCAGCGGGCAGGTCCGGCTGACCACCGTGGAGCGGTGGCTGGGGAAGGCAGCCGGTCAGGCGCAGCCCGTGGACGAGGTCGTGCTGCGCTACCTCGCCGCCTTCGGGCCCGCCTCCGTCAAGGACATGCAGGTGTGGGCCGGCCTGACCCGGCTGCGCGAGGCCTTCGAGCGGCTGCGGCCGGGGCTGGCCGTCTTCCGGGACGAGAACGGAGTGGAGCTCTTCGACCTGCCCGACGCCCCGCGGCCGGACGCGGACACGCCCGCGCCGCCGCGCTTCCTGCCCGAGTTCGACAACCTGCTGCTCTCGCACGCCGACCGCGGCCGCGTGGTGCCCCCCGAGACCAAGGGCCGCACCTGGACGGGGAATCAGTCCCACTGCACCCTGCTGGTCGACGGGTTCCTCGCCGGGCTGTGGAAGCTGGACGGGTCCGTGGTGACCGTCGAGCTGTTCGGCACGGTCAGCAAGGCGCACAAGGACGAGATCGTCGCCGAGGGGGAGCGGATGATCGCCGCCATGGCCGATACCGCTGAGATCGGTGACGCCGCCGACTCCCGTCCGGCCGCAGCCGCAGCCGCAGCCGTGCCCGCAGCCGTGCCCGCAGCCGCGCCCGCCGACGTCGCCCGCAGCGCCGCCGTACGCTTCGCGTCAATCCACGGCTGA
- a CDS encoding magnesium and cobalt transport protein CorA, whose translation MSERPDRHPSPSERRTGWRRPASPPVTPPAGPPPSPQPTPPAPAPPNHRSVIDSAVYRDGRRVASPTTLADTFRQLREAPDGMAWIGLHRPTKPELHSLAGEFNLHELAVEDALEAHQRPKLERYGDTLFVVLRAARYLDAQEEVEFSELHIFVGPDFLITVRHGGAPDLSSVRRRMEETPELLRLGPEAALYAILDAVVDGYAPVVEGIQTDIDEIETEVFRGDPAVSRRIYELSREMVEFQRATRPLVGMLHGLMAGFAKYGTDEELQRYLRDVADHVTHTSERVDGFRQALTEILTVNATLVSQQQNAEMRALAEAGFEQNEEIKKISSWAAILFAPTLVGTIYGMNFEDMPELKWAGGYPFAILLMAVVCVSLYVIFKKRDWL comes from the coding sequence ATGTCGGAGCGCCCAGACCGCCACCCCTCGCCGTCCGAAAGGCGCACGGGATGGCGCCGCCCCGCCTCCCCGCCGGTCACCCCTCCGGCGGGACCGCCGCCGTCCCCGCAGCCCACACCCCCGGCCCCTGCTCCGCCGAACCACCGCAGCGTGATCGACTCCGCCGTCTACCGCGACGGCCGCCGGGTCGCCTCCCCCACCACCCTGGCCGACACCTTCCGCCAACTGCGCGAAGCACCCGACGGCATGGCCTGGATCGGGCTGCACCGGCCCACGAAGCCCGAACTCCACTCCCTGGCAGGCGAGTTCAACCTCCACGAACTCGCCGTCGAGGACGCCCTGGAAGCCCACCAGCGACCCAAGCTCGAACGGTACGGAGACACCCTCTTCGTCGTCCTGCGCGCGGCCCGCTACCTCGACGCGCAGGAGGAGGTCGAGTTCAGCGAACTCCACATCTTCGTCGGCCCGGACTTCCTGATCACCGTCCGCCACGGCGGCGCCCCGGACCTCTCCAGCGTCCGCCGCCGCATGGAGGAGACCCCCGAGCTGCTCCGACTGGGCCCGGAGGCCGCCCTGTACGCCATCCTCGACGCGGTGGTCGACGGCTACGCCCCGGTCGTCGAGGGCATCCAGACGGACATCGACGAGATCGAGACCGAGGTCTTCCGCGGCGACCCGGCGGTGTCCCGCCGCATCTACGAACTCTCCCGCGAAATGGTCGAGTTCCAGCGCGCGACCCGCCCCCTGGTCGGCATGCTCCACGGCCTGATGGCCGGCTTCGCCAAGTACGGCACGGACGAGGAACTCCAGCGCTACCTCCGCGACGTCGCCGACCACGTCACCCACACCAGCGAACGCGTGGACGGCTTCCGCCAGGCCCTCACAGAAATCCTGACGGTCAACGCCACCCTGGTCTCCCAGCAACAGAACGCCGAAATGCGCGCCCTGGCAGAAGCCGGCTTCGAACAGAACGAGGAGATCAAGAAGATCTCCTCGTGGGCCGCCATCTTGTTTGCACCCACACTCGTGGGAACCATCTACGGCATGAACTTCGAAGACATGCCGGAGTTGAAGTGGGCAGGAGGCTATCCCTTTGCAATCCTGCTGATGGCCGTGGTCTGTGTGAGTCTCTACGTCATCTTCAAGAAGCGCGACTGGCTGTAG
- a CDS encoding SMI1/KNR4 family protein — protein MTPTDDRQFPAALATAMAVRFDYADGKTRVDFEPFPAFLSAAETTDWFQAWTGNSELDGSDFRVFGQDGTGGYAAFWLIHPSRPLAEQPIVFLGSEGETGVVARDLGDFLWLLADGFGPLEAATSYEPDWKARPHPELAAIAEGFAPHQRRSAAAVIELAAQEFPDFDDTIMELCH, from the coding sequence GTGACGCCCACCGATGACCGACAGTTCCCCGCCGCGCTGGCCACTGCGATGGCCGTTCGATTCGACTACGCCGACGGGAAGACCAGGGTCGACTTCGAGCCCTTCCCGGCCTTCCTGTCCGCTGCCGAGACCACCGACTGGTTCCAGGCGTGGACCGGGAACAGCGAACTGGACGGCAGCGACTTCCGCGTGTTCGGACAGGACGGCACGGGCGGGTACGCGGCGTTCTGGCTGATCCACCCGAGCCGGCCGCTGGCCGAGCAGCCCATCGTCTTCCTCGGGTCCGAGGGCGAGACCGGTGTTGTCGCGCGCGACCTGGGCGACTTCCTGTGGCTGCTGGCCGACGGCTTCGGCCCCTTGGAGGCTGCCACCTCGTACGAGCCCGACTGGAAGGCGCGCCCCCATCCGGAGTTGGCAGCCATCGCTGAAGGATTCGCACCGCACCAGCGCCGGTCGGCGGCCGCCGTGATCGAGCTGGCGGCCCAGGAGTTCCCCGACTTCGACGACACCATCATGGAACTCTGCCACTGA
- a CDS encoding SDR family oxidoreductase, with protein MNNTADTQRVVVIGGTSGIGFAVAQAAATQGSNVVVASSSQGRVDLAVKKLGGPAEGILLDVADDAALAAFFDRIGEFDHLVYTAGEALLLKPLADLTAEESRAFFERRFWGALLAAKYATPKLRPGGSITFTSGAFATRPAPGASLGASITAAVEGLTRALALELAPLRVNAVRLGAIRTELWDSTVPEPEAFLQAQGSGLPVQRVGSPEEAAAAYLYLLSNGYATGTVLTLDGGAALA; from the coding sequence ATGAACAACACAGCAGACACCCAGCGTGTCGTCGTCATAGGTGGTACCTCCGGCATCGGATTCGCCGTTGCGCAGGCCGCAGCGACTCAGGGCTCGAACGTGGTCGTCGCCTCCAGCAGCCAGGGCCGGGTCGACCTGGCGGTGAAGAAGCTCGGTGGCCCGGCCGAAGGCATCTTGCTGGACGTCGCCGACGATGCTGCGCTCGCCGCCTTCTTCGACCGGATCGGCGAGTTCGACCACCTCGTCTACACGGCGGGCGAGGCCCTGCTGCTGAAGCCGCTCGCCGACCTCACCGCCGAGGAGTCCCGAGCGTTCTTCGAGCGCCGCTTCTGGGGTGCCCTGCTCGCCGCGAAGTACGCGACGCCGAAGCTCCGTCCCGGCGGCTCGATCACCTTCACCTCCGGCGCCTTCGCCACCCGGCCCGCCCCCGGAGCCTCGCTCGGCGCAAGCATCACAGCAGCCGTCGAGGGTCTGACGCGAGCCCTGGCACTGGAACTCGCCCCACTGCGGGTCAACGCGGTCCGCCTCGGCGCGATCCGCACCGAGCTTTGGGACAGCACCGTGCCCGAGCCCGAGGCCTTCCTCCAAGCGCAAGGCAGCGGCCTTCCCGTGCAGCGCGTCGGCAGCCCCGAGGAGGCTGCGGCGGCCTACCTCTACCTCCTGAGCAACGGCTACGCGACCGGCACGGTGCTCACCCTCGACGGCGGAGCCGCACTGGCCTGA